The Salegentibacter sp. Hel_I_6 region ATTTATGGCGCCATCCATTTCTCTTATATTTTAAGCGATTTCTTTTCTGAAAATATGGACTGGGATTCAGAGTATGTAAACCTAATCGCTTTCGCCATCACATTTATTCTTATTGTTTTTATAATTTCTCTCGCCGGTAAAATCCTAACCAAAATGGCGGGTTTTGTGGCACTTGGTATTGTAAATAAATTATTGGGAGGTGCTTTCGGATTATTAAAAACAGCCTTTGTAGCAAGCGTGGTGATCATGTTTTTTGGAGCCACTAACGAAGAAATAGATTTGGTTAGCGAAGAAAGTCTTGAAGAATCTAAACTCTACGCCCCGGTTAAAGCAATTGCTCCTGTCCTTCTTCCTTCCATAATAAGAGAAGCCAAAGAGCGTGATTTTATTGACGATGAAAACGGTCTCTTCGGAAATGAAAAAGAGGAAGTTTAAAAATCTTTTTAATTAGTCATCCTAACGAGATAAAGACTCCTCAAACTTCCTCCTAAATAAAACGCTATGCTATAATTTAAACTGGAACATCCAACCCGAAAAATCTTCTAAAGCTATCAGGATTCACTACTTCTCCTTTATCAGAAATAAGCTTTATAGTTATATCCTTCCGTTTTGCCTTAATTGAAAATTCGTCCATAATCTCGAGCACATCATAATCTAAAACCCTGGTCTTTCTAACATCAATTTCTACAGTTGCTCCATCTGGCAAGGCATTTAACTCTCTTAAAATCGCACCTTTATTTAAGAAGGAAAGTTCTTCGGCAAGGGTGATTTTATAATGACCATCATTATTCTCATAACCTTCTTTATGTAGGAAGTGAGAATTTTTGTAGCTGTTAATTAAAATTACCGCAATACCTACAGCAAGTCCAAGGCCAATTCCCATTAAAAGATCAAGAAATACAACTCCAAGAATAGTAACTATAAAGGGAAGAAATTGTCCTTTTCCTAATTTAAACATTTGCTTAAACAACGCCGGTTTGGCTAACTTATAACCTACCAGCAACAGAACGGCGGCCAGTACAGATAGGGGTATCATATTTAATACAGTCGGAATAGCGATAATGGAAATAAGAATTAAAAACCCATGCAAAATGGCAGATAGCTTGGTCCTACCACCCGATTGCATATTTGTAGAACTTCTTACAATTACCTGAGTAACTGGCAGTCCACCAATTAGCCCAGAGATCATGTTACCAGCACCCTGTGCATAAAGTTCGCGGTTGGTATTGGTAGTTCTTTTTAAAGGGTCTAATTTATCGATAGCTTCAACACTCAATAAAGTTTCCAAACTGGCTACAATTGCAATTGTAATTGCGACCACCCAAACTTCAGAATTTATAACTTCAGCCCAGTTAGGCATAGAAAATTGCCCAATAAATGAAGACGCACTTTCCGGAACGGGTACAGTAACCAATTGATAGTCCTGAATTCCGAAAGCAGGACCTTCTACTACAAGATAGTATATAACTCCCATAGCTACAGCCACTAAAGGACCGGGAACTATACTAAAAACTTTATGTTTACCCGTAAGTACCTTTTCCCAAAGAAGCATAATTGCCAATGCAACTAATGTTATTAGAATTGCACCATAATGAAGGTTGTTAGCCAACTTGCTCAATGCAGAACCAATTCCCCCATCTATGGAAAAAATTTCCAAATCACTGGAAAAACCTAAAGCATTTGGGATTTGTGAAATTGCTATGGTAATACCAATACCAGCCAACATTCCTTTGATTACTGATGATGGAAAATAGTAGCCAATAATACCGGCCTTTAAAGCTCCCATTATTATCTGGAGCAATCCGGCAATAACTACGGCAACTAAGAAAATCTCATAACTACCTAAAGATTGGATGGCACTTAAAACAATAACGGCTAGACCTGCAGCAGGACCACTAACCCCTAATTGGGAATTAGAAATACTACCTACGACTATACCCCCTACCATACCGGCGATAAGACCTGAAAATAATGGGGCTCCACTGGCAAGTGCTATTCCTAAACATAAAGGTATAGCTACAAAAAATACTACAATACTTGCGGGAAAATCTTTATTAAGATGCTTAAACATATAAAACGCTTTGTTAAGTTGAGACCTAAACCTTATTATAATTTAAGGAAAATTGGAAGATCTCTAGAATCTAAAATTAAAATATGATATTGGATTTTTGTAAGTAAAAAAACTTACTCAATTCTTAAAGCTTCGAGAAACTTATTAAAAATCCAGAAAGAAATGATTTAGATTAAGCTAATTTGGGTGGGGGAAATAAAACGTCTAGAAAAATTATTGGGTAATTTTCAGTGTAAAGATCTCTTGTAAACTCTTGTTTCTTAAGAAATTGAATACTTGCGTAATTAGATTGTTGCTCCTCAAAGTTAAATTCCAGATTAATCTGATTTTTAGAAGAGCTTTCTTCTTCATTTATATTAAAAACAAACGAAATATCTATTGATTTATCCATGCATGCAATAATGCAGGGCACCGTTATAAATGCCAGGAAGATCAATGAGAATATAAAAGCCAGTTTTTTCACAATTGCAAAAATAACAACAATTGGTTCTAATTAAAAGAAAATCGTACAATTTTAATGTTAAGGCAACATCATATTGTTTATAAACGCTTCAAAGTATTATTTTCCATCCAGCCCTGAGTGCCGTTTGAGAGCTCTATTTTCACCCAACCCTGGTAATCCTCCAATATCCTTGCTTTAGTTCCTTCGTGAAGCATAAAAGCTGCTTCACCGCGCTGTGAAGGTTCGTTTTTCACTTCAGCTTCTTCTGAAAAAATAATTGCGAATTGGTTATTGAACTGAATCTCCTGCTGCTGAAAGGCAAAAAACACTGAAATTCCCCCAAGTAGAAATACAAAAATTGCAATTCCAAAAAGTGTTCTTTTAACCAGCGGTCTCCGGCTGAAATAATACATTAAGAACAGAACCACAAAAATTACAGAAAAAATAATGGAAAGGTAAGCCCAGGTATCGTAAGAAAAAGTAGATATAAACTTATTAAAACTCTTTTGGAACCCCGTTTCTTCGTTAACCGGAATATCATCTATAGTCATGCTTCGCGCAAATTCTATATTGTTTTGTACATCCTCGTCTGTAGGATTTAACTGTAATGCTTTTTCGTAATAATAAATACTGGGAGCAACATTATTTAACTTATAATGAGCATTCCCCAGGTTAAAATAAGTCGCTACAGAAGTTTCTCCATTTGCCAGGATTTCTTCATATTTGGCTATGGCAGTTTCAAAATCATCATTCGCGTAAGCGTCATTAGCTTCTTCAAAAAGCGTTGGGTTCTGTGCCTGAGTCACGAGCGAAACAAACACCAGTAAAATTAATATCAGCTTTTTCATACTAAATCTCTTTATCTAGTTTTGAAATTACCCTTACCGCTTTATCATAATCTTCCTGCTGCGCAGAATTTGACGCCGGGGTGTACCTTGCAAATTCGCAGCTTTTTAAAACCTCAATAAATTCTGTAGATGTTTCATCGGGAACATTTTTTTGCTTCAAAATCTCTAAAATTCGCTCCTTACTCATTTCAGCAGTTTGAATATGAAGTTTTGCTTTTAAATAATTATGCATTGCACGCTCCAGAGATTCATAAAAACTTTGTTGATCACCAAGATTCTTTTTTGCTTCAGAAAGATATTTTCTTGCCAGTTTATTTGCCTTCTTCAAACGATTTCCATGAACATCTGCCGCGATGGCCTCTCTCTTTTTTCCAAATAAAATAAATAATGGAATCGCTACAAATGGCAATATTAAAGAGCCCCAATACGTCCAGGACCTAAAAAATGCCTGCTGCTCCAGGGGTTTAAAATTTGATTTTGTTTTTATAAATCTAAACTGGTCAGATGGCAGGTTGAGCACTTGTTTACTGTTTTCTGCAATTCCACTGCCCGAGGAAACCGGTCCCTCCTCAACATCAATTAAGATTTCCTGAGATGATAAACTCTTATAGGTTTGTGTTTCTGGATCAAAATATGAAAAAGTTAAAGGCTGGATTGGGTATTGTCCCTTTCTCGTTGGCACGATAGTATAACTATCTGTAATACTACCCTGCTTTCCGTTTAAGGTGGTGGTAACATTTTCTTTTCGTTCGGGATTATAAATTTCAAGAGAAGACGGTACCTGCAATGCGGGTAATTCAAATAAATTTAGATTCCCATTTCCTTTAACCTGAACCGTAGCTTCTAAAGATTCTGAAGCATCTAATTTATCTTTTGTCGTGCTTACATCTAAACTAAATTTCCCTACAGCTCCAGTAAACCCAGCGGGTTTCCCGTCTGGTAAAGGTTTAACATCTATAGTCCTGGTACCGGCTGCTACAGTTTTATTTACAGTTTTATAAATTCTACTGCCAAAAATGTCACGCCTGTCACTTGGAACATCTACAGAAACTGACAAAGTGAGGGGCTCAAGCTCCAGTTCTCCCGTTTTCTGCGGATAAAGGACTGCTTTCTTTAATATTACATAACGATAAGGCTCACCTCTGTATTCACCATTTTCTGGCCTTAACTCCCGAATTTCGATATTTTGACTCCAAAAATC contains the following coding sequences:
- a CDS encoding CvpA family protein, which encodes MNTVDIVLALILLYGLVRGFFRGLLAEVASLVGFVAGIYGAIHFSYILSDFFSENMDWDSEYVNLIAFAITFILIVFIISLAGKILTKMAGFVALGIVNKLLGGAFGLLKTAFVASVVIMFFGATNEEIDLVSEESLEESKLYAPVKAIAPVLLPSIIREAKERDFIDDENGLFGNEKEEV
- a CDS encoding BatD family protein, which gives rise to MKFKFLILSILFFTGIGLQAQVKFEAKVSKDRLGVNERLRVDFEMNQDGDNFRPPSFDGFTVVGGPNQSVSNRWINGDRTYSKTYSYYLQPNSRGRKTITQAEITVDDKVYKTTPIDIQVTAAVEEPKDGDNSDLIASDNLHLVAEVSNSNPYLNEGITVVYKLYVSPRISVSNFREVDSPKFSDFWSQNIEIRELRPENGEYRGEPYRYVILKKAVLYPQKTGELELEPLTLSVSVDVPSDRRDIFGSRIYKTVNKTVAAGTRTIDVKPLPDGKPAGFTGAVGKFSLDVSTTKDKLDASESLEATVQVKGNGNLNLFELPALQVPSSLEIYNPERKENVTTTLNGKQGSITDSYTIVPTRKGQYPIQPLTFSYFDPETQTYKSLSSQEILIDVEEGPVSSGSGIAENSKQVLNLPSDQFRFIKTKSNFKPLEQQAFFRSWTYWGSLILPFVAIPLFILFGKKREAIAADVHGNRLKKANKLARKYLSEAKKNLGDQQSFYESLERAMHNYLKAKLHIQTAEMSKERILEILKQKNVPDETSTEFIEVLKSCEFARYTPASNSAQQEDYDKAVRVISKLDKEI
- a CDS encoding tetratricopeptide repeat protein, yielding MKKLILILLVFVSLVTQAQNPTLFEEANDAYANDDFETAIAKYEEILANGETSVATYFNLGNAHYKLNNVAPSIYYYEKALQLNPTDEDVQNNIEFARSMTIDDIPVNEETGFQKSFNKFISTFSYDTWAYLSIIFSVIFVVLFLMYYFSRRPLVKRTLFGIAIFVFLLGGISVFFAFQQQEIQFNNQFAIIFSEEAEVKNEPSQRGEAAFMLHEGTKARILEDYQGWVKIELSNGTQGWMENNTLKRL
- a CDS encoding SulP family inorganic anion transporter; the protein is MFKHLNKDFPASIVVFFVAIPLCLGIALASGAPLFSGLIAGMVGGIVVGSISNSQLGVSGPAAGLAVIVLSAIQSLGSYEIFLVAVVIAGLLQIIMGALKAGIIGYYFPSSVIKGMLAGIGITIAISQIPNALGFSSDLEIFSIDGGIGSALSKLANNLHYGAILITLVALAIMLLWEKVLTGKHKVFSIVPGPLVAVAMGVIYYLVVEGPAFGIQDYQLVTVPVPESASSFIGQFSMPNWAEVINSEVWVVAITIAIVASLETLLSVEAIDKLDPLKRTTNTNRELYAQGAGNMISGLIGGLPVTQVIVRSSTNMQSGGRTKLSAILHGFLILISIIAIPTVLNMIPLSVLAAVLLLVGYKLAKPALFKQMFKLGKGQFLPFIVTILGVVFLDLLMGIGLGLAVGIAVILINSYKNSHFLHKEGYENNDGHYKITLAEELSFLNKGAILRELNALPDGATVEIDVRKTRVLDYDVLEIMDEFSIKAKRKDITIKLISDKGEVVNPDSFRRFFGLDVPV